The nucleotide window TGCGGTACATAATAGAGTTAAGTACCTAATAGTTATATGTACATCAAACTATTATATAGGTTTTTTCATTTGTAAGTGTGATCGATTAATAACAGGCCTTTTTAAAAAAGACATAGACCTATACTTATTTCAAAAAAACAGTTGAGGGAATATGAGAAAATCGAAAGGTGAACGACCATTTGAGGGCTCATTAATTTAGAACTAGTTAAACCGTATGTGTTCACTATAATGGGTAAAAACTTGTGATATAAAGGTCAAAACTTAAATCTCAATTTGTAAAAGCACCCAAAGACTTATACTTGAAAAGTTGAGGTACAGAGAGCGGAGTAAAGAGAAACTCTTATATGGTCCTTTTTTTCCTAGCTCTCAGCTAAGCGTTGTAATGCCTTTTTATCGCTAACGCAGAAAGCAATAACTGCCCCTGCTAAAAATACAGCTAAAGAGCAGTATTTTTTAACAGAACGCATTGTATATCGGTGTAAAGTCTCCATATTACACGCTTTTTTGGCTAATTTAAACGTGTCCTCTATTAGAGATCTAATTGGTCTAAGTTCTTTCCAATTTTTGATCAAAGATTTAAATTTAATAACTAATCTTTTGTAAAGCTTCTTCTCGTTTTCCGTATTTCTTTTTGAATCAAATATATTCAGAGGATAGCTCAACATGTCGAAAAGTTTGTTGAATTTGCAATTTACCCTAGGAAAAATAACAGGAACTATTTTGTATTTTGCTATTCCTATTACATAATTCTCGTATGAATAATAACCTCTATCTAAGAAAAGAGTGTCTCCTGCTCTTATTTTCTTTCTTCTTTTAAGCTCTTCTAGAGTCTGAGGATAAACAGTGTATTCACTGACATTTGCTTCATTAACAATGAAAGCAATCGGCTTTAAACTGGGATATTCAAGAGCAAGAGTTAACTTCATTCCAATAAAATAACCTCTATGCGTAGAATAGCCCCATTTAAATTCTCGGTTTTCCAACATCTTTTTGGTAATCTTCTTTTTAAACCAGTTAAAGTCAAGATCGATGTCTGTGCTATCGATAATAATTTGACTTAAACCTCTTTTCCGACGAGAGCAAACGTTATTAAGTAATACAACAACGAAATCGATAAATCGGTCTGGATCAAAGCTACTCATAATGCAATAAACTTCATCTTCAGAAGGTACTGACTTGATTTTCATAAATTTTCGTAGCTTTTTCTTATCTTGTAGTTCACTGACAACATAAGATATTTCGAGGCAAAAATACATCAGGATCCTTTCAAATCAATGTCAAAACTAAGGATATGGAACGCTTGTTTTGGGCAATAGATATGCATTTAGAACTCTCCCAATAAAAGTACACTTTAAAAACCAATATTTTAGATAAATAATCTGCAAAAATCTTTAAAATCTGTAAATGATCAAGATAAAAACTTTGTTTGTTCACAATTTATATTTATTTATGACTAAGGCACTTGATATCATTTTCATCCACACGAAATTCAATGCTGAAAGCAAAGAAGAAAAGACGTTTAATACACTAATTGAAGCATATAAGGTTTCTAAATTGCAAATAAATCATTTAACACATATACTTTAAATGGGGGAGGTTCAACACCAGGTTTAATTGGGTAATTGAGGCTTAATAACTCTTAAAGAACTGATTATCTTTTGAGGGGTCTAAAATACATACTTGTAAGGACGATTTTCAGATTAGGGATTGATTTTTCAAGAGGCAATATTTCGTACTGTGAAAGTATTTGTTTTGTGGATCGCAAATCAAAAACGTTTAATATTTCTGAAAGCAATCTCCATTTGAAATCTTCGTATATTGGTATAAGCGGAGGTTTCACAATAGACACCAGAGGAGGATTAGACGTCCTCCTCAATAAATTCTACGGTTTTAAACTAAATAAATTCAAAATTTAGACAAAAATTAGATGTATTTTTTGAAGGGTAGATATTTTAAAGATTTTTTTCAGAAATAAAGCATTAATGCTTGTCTTATTTTCATGCAATTTTTTTAGGTCCCTCTAGTGAATGTCGAGTTTGTAGTGAAAATAGTTTATATTCTTATGAGTAGAACTTAGAGAATGATACTTTTCAATCTTTACTTTAATTAATTTGAGTAATAATTCTGTAGATTGTAACTCTAACACTTATTTTAGTCAAGAAAAAACTATAATATTCAAGCTTCAGAACTTCATCTCTAATCAGAAGTCGAAAGGTTAACCATGGAAAACTCGAAATAAAGGAAATCGGGGTCGAGTCTTCTATGCTGTTTTCTTTATCTTCTGTGGTTATAAAATAAGTACAAGTACATACATCAGGAACTATGATACTGATTTTAATGCTCCGGAAAATTTGATTTTACGCTGTTGGTTGATGTTATTCCAAAAACACTCTGTAAGATGCTTCATGTCTTTTTGCAATTCGGTGATGTTATAATAATCGGATATTGAGCACAAAATGTGAGTACATCTGGCACTGAAAAATTAATCATTAAAGTATTCAACTGTGTAACAATGGATGGTCATTGAACTGGATATATAAGTATTCAGTTTTTTCTTATTCCATGTCATCCTGAAATCTGGGTCCAAATTATTAATCAGTAAAATTATAATATTTTCAATATGATACCTGAAATTTTTTATATAAAATATTATTATATAATATGTTTCAAATACCAAAAATCTTATGCAGTTTCTTGTGCCAAGGCCAGTTGAAAGTTTTTCAACTCCTTTTTAATATATACAACTTTAAATAGTATGAGTACATTATTAATTGTTAGAGATGAATAACCTTCTAATTATATACCTATACAGGTTTAATTAATCAGCCTGTAAGGCCCTTCCCATCAATCTCACAAAACGGACAAAACGGGGCTCTAGTAACTGGTTATAAACATAAAATATTTATTTTTAATGACCGGTTGTTGGACTTAAAACAGAAACAATCCGCTACATCACGTAAAAACGTTTTTTATTGTATTTATAATTTCAAAACGAAATAGGTTACCCTATAAATATATACACAGTGTATATATTTCGTGATTGTCGTCAGTTTTAAATGATAATTATAAAAGTCTTCACTGAAGACCTAAACATAATCATCTTTATATTATTTTAACTGACAAACTTATCAGTAAAATTTTAAGACAGAAGGGGTTATCATGAAAGACTATGAAGTTAAAGTGCTGGACGAAAACGACCACATTTTTATTGAAACGTTAAGAAACCTTGGGATGTCCAGAAATGTCGCTACAACTATGGCATATCTTATGAATGTTGACGAGGCTTCATCACGTGAAATAGAAATCAGTACAGGATTAAGACAACCAGAAGTAAGTCTTGCAATGAGGCTGATGCGCAACCAGTCCTGGGTTAGCGTTCGTTCGGAAAAGAAACCCGGTAAAGGACGCCCAATAAAGATCTACGCTCTTGCAGCTCCGGTTGACGAAATCATCAGTTATTACGAAGACAAAATTTACAAAGAATCTCAGGCCACCATATCAGCAATTAAGAAGCTGAAGGTTATGAGTAAAAAGGTACCTCTTACTCCCACAAAGTAAAGACCCTCAAAACGAACTTGCTCCATAATGGCTGATAATTCTTCTATGGAATTTGACCATTATGGAAACAAAAATCTTAATTCTTCGAGCTATTTTTCATTCTTGCTCTGTATTCTCTCTACTTTTCTAGATCAACCGTTGCGCCGTTTGATCAAAACCGTTGCGCCGGTTTATCACGCCGATAGGGTTAGGGGATAAGTTTCTCAAATCCAATGTTTCTCGTGTTTTCGATAAAACCTTTTCTCAAAAGGTTTTCGAGCAAGCTGTTTTTGAAAAAAGGTATAACCATGTCTGCTGAGTAATGAAAAAAGAAACTTGAGTAGATCAGTTTTTCTTAACGCATTGAGAATCTAACCTTTCTTGCCCTTAAATTCGCAGTTCTAGCTCAGTTCAGTATCTTCATTATAACTCAGCCCTCTTGAGCGAACGAAGTGAGCGAAACGGACCCGTCCTCCCGAGACGGTACTCGGGTGACGGTACTCGGGTGACGGAACTCGGGTGACGGAACTCGGGTGACGGAACTCGGGAAGTGAAACTTATTTATTCATAAGTTAATCCTCTTGAGCGAACGAAGTGAGCGAAACGGACCCGTCCTCCCGAGACGGGACTCGGGTGACGGAACTCGGGCAGCGATACGAACTAAGTGATAAAAACGCTACATAATAACTTTCAAAAAAAGTGGAAAAAAGAGTTGTAATAAATGAGAGGTTCTGCCTTTTGCTGGGAAGTCAGCCTCCTGTGACAACTCGGAGGATTGTAAGAGTATCAGAACTGACTGTCCCATCAAGGGGAACAGCATTCCCTTCATTTAATACAAGTACTGTTTCCTGATTTATTTCCAAAGTATCAAGCAGATCTTCATAGGTAGTGCTCTCGTCTACTTCTACAGTCTGCTCAGAAATCTCTCCAGCCTGGATTGTTATGTGTACTCTTCTACTCACTCTATTGATCCACCGCCGCTTACCTGAATTTCGCCTACGATTTCCTTTATAAACTTCTGCTCCAGTTCATATTCTTTCCTGATGCCTTTCCTTTCTGCATTTCTCTTCTGGAACTTTCCTGTCATTTTAGATCTCCTTACGATTTTTCAGGTTTGCAACATAGTTGGTATAGATCTCTTCAAGCAGACTTATATTTTTGTCTTCTAGAGATGTATATCCATATTATAATGATTTTGTGTTTTAATTAATTTTTTGGTTGACAATAAGTTGGTTAACATATCTAATATTCAAACTTCATGGATACCACATATTCTGAACTTAAACTTCAACTAAGGTTAACATTGAATCTGATATCATTCAAAAATTTGACAATATAAAATTTATATTTAAATTTTAAGGCAAAGATAAAAGATATTTATTCAGAAACTAAAATTTATTGGATTATTGGCTAATACAATAAATCTTTCAAACTCAAAGCAAAAAATATTAATACTGAATCTTTCCGAAAAATGTCGCAAGTAAAGACAGGTAAGGGAAAGAGACTGATGAAAAAAGAACAGATGAAGGAAAAATGATAGCTAAAAAAGAATATATGAAGGAAAGAGGCTGATGAAGGAAATATCAAACGAAAGAGAAAAGGAAACAACTTACCTTATTCTTAAACTCAATCTTATACGAAAGTAACTCAAAAAGTCGAAAAAATAATATACATCAGCCGGGATTCGAACCCGGGTTCGAGCGTTGGCAACGCCCGGTGATGACCGCTACACTACTGATGTTCTATTATGGTGCCCAGACCCGGATTCGAACCGGGGACAACTGCCTCTTCAGGGCAGCGCTCTCCCACTGAGCTACCTGGGCAGGCAGGTTAATTTAAAGTATACTTAGAGTGAATGATAACTTATTTTTTATTTTCGTTTTAACATTCCGGAAAACTCTCCGGAAATTTTTTAAGTGGGCCCGCTGAGATTCGAACTCAGGACCTCCGCCATGTCAAGGCGACGTCATAACCGTCTAGACCACGAGCCCATATTGTTTTTGTTTTTTGCATCTGGAAATACTTATCCGAAGCACTACATTAAAAAAGTTATACACCAGCCGGGATTCGAACCCGGGTTCGAGCGTTGGCAACGCCCGGTGATGACCGCTACACTACTGATGTTCTATTATGGTGCCCAGACCCGGATTCGAACCGGGGACAACTGCCTCTTCAGGGCAGCGCTCTCCCACTGAGCTACCTGGGCAGGCAGGTTAATTTAAAGTATACTTAGAGTGAATGATAACTTATTTTTTATTTTCGTTTTAACATTCCGGAAAACTCTCCGGAAATTTTTTAAGTGGGCCCGCTGAGATTCGAACTCAGGACCTCCGCCATGTCAAGGCGACGTCATAACCGTCTAGACCACGAGCCCAGTAGTTTGTTGCTTCCGCTTTTAGCACAAAAGTGCAACTCCATAGTACGCATCATCATTTATATAAGTTTTGGGTGGTATGGACCTTTTCTAATCGAATCAATCTTTAAAAACATTAAATTTTTATATAGTTTGCATCCGGTTTTCTTCTCAGGGTTCTAATGATAAATCTTTTTAGATACTTTGTTTTCCAACCAGTATTGCAAAATCCTTTACCTGTAACTCTTCAAACTTAATCTTCTGATTTTTTTATGGAATATAGTTCTTTAGTAAGTCGATAATTCTTCAGTAAATCGATATTTCTTTAGTAAATTGATATTTCTTTGGTAAGTCGGAATACTTTATCTCAATCTCTGGAGAGCATAAAATCTGTTATAGGAAATATCGAAATGTAGCTCAAAGTAAAAGCAGCTCAACAAGTAAAAAGTGGCTCAAGGTAAAAGCAGCTTAATAAGTAAAAAGAGGCTCAAAGTAAAAGCTGCTCAATAAGCAAAAAAGGCTCAACGTAAGGCAGCACAATGTAAAGCACGTAACGATAACGAAACTCTTCCCAGTTTTGAGGAGAAACATGAATGATATCCAGTGAAGACAACCGGCTAAGCCGTAAGAGCTTGAAAAGTAAGAGACCAGAGTGCGAGAAGTCTTACACTATTATTAGTATCCCAATGGGGCATTCTAACTCTTATCTAATAGTTTCATCTGGGAGGGGTGTTCTTGTGGATGCAGGATGTCCGGGAAAAATCAAAAACATTCAAATCGCCCTCGAGCAAAACAACCTTGTGTTTCAGAATATAGTTCTGATCATTCTCACTCATACTCATTATGATCATACGGGCTGCCTTGCGGAAACAAAAAAACGAAGTAGAGCAAAGGTTCTGGTTCATGCGTCCGAAAAAAGATGTCTTGAAAAGGGCATAACCTCCTTTCCAAGAGGTACTACGTGGTTCTCAGATCTGATTTCGAAAGTTGGGAACTCCTTGATGGTTTCTAAATTAAAACATCAGCCTATCGATCCTGATATCGTGGTAGAAAACGAATATGACCTTGGAAAATATATCCCTGGTGCAAAAGTCATTTCCACACCTGGCCATACTTCGGGTTCAATAAGCCTTGTGATCGGAAATGAGGCTGCGTTCGTTGGAGACACACTTTTTAATATCATGCCCTGGAATGTCTTTCCTCCTTTTGCAAATGACATCTGCGAACTTCTGGAAAGCTGGCAGAGGTTGATTGATGCAAGTTGCAGGATATATTTTCCAGGTCACGGCAGACCCATACCTCTCCGGAAACTAAAACTCTCATATGAAAAAAGAATAAAAAGAAATAATGAAGAACTTTGAGTTAATCTCACTTTTTAAAACAGCCAGTTCCAAGCTTATTCTTTCCTCAAGAGTAATTGATTCTCAGGAATCCCTACTCCTAAAATAGGATGAACTCAATATCCCGGTTGAGGGAAACATGAACGGAGAATTAGATAACACAGGAACGTCCCGGACAATCCCCGAAATTCAGGATAAAATCGATGCCGGAGACGCCATCGTCCTTACGGCTGCGGAAATTAGTGCAAGAATTCGGGCAGGGGAGGATATAAAGCTCGAAGATGTGGATGTTGTAACAACCGCAACTCGCGGCATTATGAGTGGAACCTATGCCGTACTTTCGTTCAAAGTATCAGAGCCCGATTCATTTGTTAAGGCATCTGAAGTCTTGTTGAATGGCGTGCCTGCAGTTGTTGGTCCCTGCCCTAACGAAAGGCTCGGAATTTTGGACCTGATCGTACTCGGAACCGCTCACAGTAAACTGGATCCCAACTACGGAGGCGGACACCTTTTCAGGGAGATGGTAGAAGGAAAAAACGTTAAAGTTGACGTGACTACAAATGAAGGAAGCCGTTTTTCGGTAGAAACACGGCTATCTGAGATTCCCTATGCGAAACTCAACGCAACAAGACATGCCTTTAAGAATTATCGGGCATTTGTAAATCCCGGAAAAGAGCCTATCAAAACCATTTTCCATTCCCTTCCGTTTGAAGGCGAGTTTAAGGAAATGACTTTTTGTGGTTGCGGTGAGTTAAATCCTATCGAAAACGATCCCAGGCTTGAAACTATAGGAATCGGGACAAGGGTACTTCTCAATGGAGCGGACGGATTTGTAACTGGGGCCGGTACTCGAAGCGCTCCGGACAATCCTAACCTTACGGGTTTTGCTGATATGCATGATATGACTCCTGAATACATGGGAGGGTTTGTAACGTCTGCAGGCCCTGAAATTATCAATACCTGGGCTGTTCCGATCCCAATTCTTCATGAAGGAATGCTGGAAAATATCCTGAAACTGGATAAGGAAATCCCTCTTAAGCTGGTAGATCTCGCAGGACGGATTCCTCTCTGTGAAATCACCTATGGGGATGTATGGGATAACGTGGACCTGAATATTGAGTACAAGCCCGAAAAATGCCTTAACTGTAAGGACTGCCTTGTAATCGAAGCTTGCCCCATGAATGCGGTAAGCCGGGGAGAAAATGGAGCTGTACACAATCCGGAATTTTGCTTTAACTGCGGACTCTGCATCTCAAGGTGCAGGGGAGAAGCTTTCAGTGCAAACCTGGGTTCTGTCAGGTGTGCAACCGGTGGCTGCCTCAGGGACATTAAGGTAACCCTGCGTCAATCCGATCGTGCAAGGGCAATTATAGCAGCAGAAGAACTTAAAGAGAAAATTCTCACAGGAAGATTCAGGCTTAGTGAGCCTGTAGAAAAAATAAGCTGGAGAGAGTAAGACAATATTCTTCTCTCTTTTAGTGCACCTTAACCTGTGATTTTTATTTTTAAAAACTTAACTTCTAATTCTTATTTTTAAAAACTTAACTTCTAATTCTTGTTTTTAAAAACTTAACTTCTAATTCTTCTCTTTTTGGAAACGTAACTTCAGGTTCTTATTTTATAGAGGTTTGTTTTCAGATTTTCAGAAGTTCTTTACTTCAAAGTTCTTCAAACCTCAAACTATTAAAGCCTTCATAAAGCGTTTTGTAACCTCTTCAGGGCTCAGGGGAATATTGGGAGCTTTTGTATTTCCAGGCTTCAGGATTACATGGATAAAGGAGAGTTCCTGCATGGCCCGAAACTTCCTGAAAGCTTCTATTAACCCCTCTGGGCTGTTTACTTTAACCGTATTTTGAATTCCACAGGCGGTTGCAAAAATTTCCAGGTCTATATAGCGTAAAGCACAGGTTTCCTGTGAGCCTGTAGAACCGTAGGCACCGTTGTCAAGGCAGATAATTATCAGATTCTTCGGAGCTTCTCTGGCGATTTCGAGCAGGGCGTTAGGGTTCATAAGCAGGCTACCGTCCCCGTCAAAGGCCACGACCGTCTTTTCGGTTCGAAGAGCAAGGCCAAGCCCTATTGACGAGACGAGCCCCATTGAACCGAACATGTAAAAGTTGAGTTCTCTGTCTCTGCAAGCATACAATTCCTTGCAGGGAACTCCCAGATTTGTCACCGTAATTTCGTCATCGAGTTGAGAAGCAATTGCACACATCGCATCGTTTCTGAGCATTACAGGCCTGAGGGTTTCCCTTGTAAGATTAAAACTACATGTTCTTTCCATGAGTTCAGGTTTTTGGGGCAGTCCTGCTGCTTCCCAGGCACAACAATCCGAACCTTCCCAAACTTTCGGGGAGATCAGGGCTATATGCGGCCTGAGGTTCTCAAAAGCGTCTGTTATCACGGTTTCAAGGAGAGGGAGTTTTTTGGCTTCATCAATTATTGTGTATTTCAGCCCTGCTCCTTCAAGGATTGTCGGAAGACGCGTGCCAAGCGGAACCTGGGCTTCGATTCCTTCAGCGTAAACCCCCCTCCAGCTTGCCAGAATAGGTAAGGGGATCCTGCAGATTATGTTCAGGGATTCCAGAGCATTAATCATATTTCCAAGCCCTGTGCTCTGGATAAGCATCATTGGCTTTCCTCCTGCAAGATAAAACCCGGCACAAATACCCACGCCGTTTTCTTCTCTTGTTAACTGGATTTCAGGAAAATTCTCAGAAATGAGGGGAAGTAGGTTTTTGATCCTGTCACAGGGCAGAGTTGCGGCAAGGTCGATACCTGCCTTTTTCATTATTGCTATGACTTCTTCTTCCGGACTTGCCATGCACATGCCTCTTCAACTTTCTTTTTTTACCGTAGTTTTTGGAGTTGTTTCGGACTCAGATCTTCAGCTCTTCTAAAGGAATATCAGGATTTTTGGCAGTATCTACCGGCTTGATCTGGTAAAGTGTGTAGTCCTCTTTCAGACGTTTATATCCTCCGCCTGCAAGATTAAGGAGAATAGTTTCGTCTTTTCCGACATTTCCTGCTTCCACTGCTTTTAATAGAGAAGCTGTCGCAACTGCTGACGGGGGCAGAATGTCAATTCCTTCGAGTGATTCGAAAAGGGTCTTAGCCTCAAGGGCTTCCTCTCTTGTAATTGCGTACATTATTCCGTCAGTATCGACGAGTGCGTCGTATAACCCTCCGGTAACTCCATATGGAGGAGTCCGGTTGGTAAGCACGGTCGCATAGGTTTCTTTTACCTGTTTTTTTGCATTCTTCATGTCAAGTTCGGGAATAATTTCTCTTCTTTTGTCCTTCCAGGCGTTGTACATGGGAACGAAAGGAAGGTTCTGGGCAAGCTGAAGTTTCGGGAGTTTTTGCCCGAATCGCCCGTCTGTCCTTAGGCGTAATGAAGCTTCCCATGCTGAAATCCCACCTGTTCCGCTTCCTACTGCCTGGAAATAGTGGTCAGGCATTTTTCCTATGGTTACTGCTGCGTCCAGCATCACAGTGCCCATTCCGTCTCTTCTGGCAACATTTCTTGCCCCGCCTTCGGGAACCATGCCAGGAAGCTTTGCAATCCTGCCTGCGAGATTGATAGCATCAGTGTAGTCATTTCCTGGACTCATACTTATGAGGTGAATGGATTCGGTGGGCTCTTCAGGCAGCCATAGATTCGAAGCTCCTGATTCCGGTATAACGATGTAAACATCAGTTCCTGTCAAAGCAGAGACATGCGCAAAGGCCCGGCCGGTATTTCCGGCAGAGGCGAGGACTATGGCTTTCCCTCCGGTTTCTTTCAAGAGTTCCATGGTTGGGTGAGCTTCAAGTTCTTTAAAACTGCAGGTTTTAATAAAAGCCCCTCTTTCAGGCCAGTACCCACTGAACCCTATATAAAGGTTTGAAAGCCCGAGTTCTCTGGCAAAAGCTTCACTTTTGTAAGTTATGGGTCCCGCATCCGTAGTAAGTTCTTCCTGAACCGGGAGCCAGGAATGGAACCTTCCGATACCTGGCTGATTTCTTAATTCCAGTTTTTTATCGGAGTACTCCGCCCGTAAAAAAGCGTCATCATTCTCGCAGGTGAGCCTGTATTCCTGGCCGTACTCTCTTCCGCACTTAAGGCATTTCAATTTGAATTTTCCCATCGCAATCAAAGAAAATTGGGTTTCTTATTAAAAATATATTCCTGAAATATGTAAAAAAATACCTTTTTGTGCTATATTTTTAAATTAGTTTCCTTATTGGGACATTCAATCCTACTAATGAGAAGAGATACTAATGAGAAGAGAATCACTTTGTCGGATTAACAAATGAGTAAAATAAAATAAGGCAGTTGATAAAGAAAAAGTTGAGGAGGCAGAAGAAAAAAGAGTAAATGGGTAATTAAGCTAAGAAGGTAATTACTATCACATACTTAACGAACTCATCCCAAAACTTGAAATTTACTTCTTGAACCTTGTATTTCGAATTCGAATAATCGATCCAGATCCAGACTAAATCCAGATCCAGACTAAATCCAGATCCAGACTAAATCCAGATCCAGATCCTGAAAACAACTTGAAAATTCCCAAAGATTATGGATAAATGGCTATTGGAATAGACTCAATCATAATAATAAACGACCGGCGGAGTAACTTTTAAATTTTCATAACTTCTCGTTTTGCCTTTAGGAGGATAAACAAAGGTGACAACATCAGACTGCACCCCTAATTCATAGGGATCACACAGGTAATTTACGCCTTCTTTTCTGGAAATGTTTAGTATCTGGAGTGAGGCACTTGATCTTCCTATCTTTTGAATTTTCACTTCCTTAAATTCTGAAAAAACATCTTTAATCTTGGGCTCCAGGTTTTTGCTGCCAAAAAGTGATATATATGCCTGAGCAAAGGGGCTGAGATGATAGTCTATATTGACGGTCGCATCAGTCTTTTTAAACTGAATCACTATATTGTCAACGTGAATATATTTTCCTTCTTTGAATTGATCTGCGGTGTTTGCAGGAACTACTCTAGCAGTTAGTAGGACGATTGAGATGAGAAGGGCAATTGCAATTATCGGTTTTGTTTTCATGGTTCTTATTCAGTAATAATC belongs to Methanosarcina barkeri 3 and includes:
- a CDS encoding transcriptional regulator protein, which encodes MKDYEVKVLDENDHIFIETLRNLGMSRNVATTMAYLMNVDEASSREIEISTGLRQPEVSLAMRLMRNQSWVSVRSEKKPGKGRPIKIYALAAPVDEIISYYEDKIYKESQATISAIKKLKVMSKKVPLTPTK
- a CDS encoding MoaD/ThiS family protein; the protein is MSRRVHITIQAGEISEQTVEVDESTTYEDLLDTLEINQETVLVLNEGNAVPLDGTVSSDTLTILRVVTGG
- a CDS encoding MBL fold metallo-hydrolase produces the protein MISSEDNRLSRKSLKSKRPECEKSYTIISIPMGHSNSYLIVSSGRGVLVDAGCPGKIKNIQIALEQNNLVFQNIVLIILTHTHYDHTGCLAETKKRSRAKVLVHASEKRCLEKGITSFPRGTTWFSDLISKVGNSLMVSKLKHQPIDPDIVVENEYDLGKYIPGAKVISTPGHTSGSISLVIGNEAAFVGDTLFNIMPWNVFPPFANDICELLESWQRLIDASCRIYFPGHGRPIPLRKLKLSYEKRIKRNNEEL
- a CDS encoding methanogenesis marker 16 metalloprotein: MNGELDNTGTSRTIPEIQDKIDAGDAIVLTAAEISARIRAGEDIKLEDVDVVTTATRGIMSGTYAVLSFKVSEPDSFVKASEVLLNGVPAVVGPCPNERLGILDLIVLGTAHSKLDPNYGGGHLFREMVEGKNVKVDVTTNEGSRFSVETRLSEIPYAKLNATRHAFKNYRAFVNPGKEPIKTIFHSLPFEGEFKEMTFCGCGELNPIENDPRLETIGIGTRVLLNGADGFVTGAGTRSAPDNPNLTGFADMHDMTPEYMGGFVTSAGPEIINTWAVPIPILHEGMLENILKLDKEIPLKLVDLAGRIPLCEITYGDVWDNVDLNIEYKPEKCLNCKDCLVIEACPMNAVSRGENGAVHNPEFCFNCGLCISRCRGEAFSANLGSVRCATGGCLRDIKVTLRQSDRARAIIAAEELKEKILTGRFRLSEPVEKISWRE
- the comE gene encoding sulfopyruvate decarboxylase subunit beta, with the protein product MASPEEEVIAIMKKAGIDLAATLPCDRIKNLLPLISENFPEIQLTREENGVGICAGFYLAGGKPMMLIQSTGLGNMINALESLNIICRIPLPILASWRGVYAEGIEAQVPLGTRLPTILEGAGLKYTIIDEAKKLPLLETVITDAFENLRPHIALISPKVWEGSDCCAWEAAGLPQKPELMERTCSFNLTRETLRPVMLRNDAMCAIASQLDDEITVTNLGVPCKELYACRDRELNFYMFGSMGLVSSIGLGLALRTEKTVVAFDGDGSLLMNPNALLEIAREAPKNLIIICLDNGAYGSTGSQETCALRYIDLEIFATACGIQNTVKVNSPEGLIEAFRKFRAMQELSFIHVILKPGNTKAPNIPLSPEEVTKRFMKALIV
- a CDS encoding cysteate synthase, which gives rise to MGKFKLKCLKCGREYGQEYRLTCENDDAFLRAEYSDKKLELRNQPGIGRFHSWLPVQEELTTDAGPITYKSEAFARELGLSNLYIGFSGYWPERGAFIKTCSFKELEAHPTMELLKETGGKAIVLASAGNTGRAFAHVSALTGTDVYIVIPESGASNLWLPEEPTESIHLISMSPGNDYTDAINLAGRIAKLPGMVPEGGARNVARRDGMGTVMLDAAVTIGKMPDHYFQAVGSGTGGISAWEASLRLRTDGRFGQKLPKLQLAQNLPFVPMYNAWKDKRREIIPELDMKNAKKQVKETYATVLTNRTPPYGVTGGLYDALVDTDGIMYAITREEALEAKTLFESLEGIDILPPSAVATASLLKAVEAGNVGKDETILLNLAGGGYKRLKEDYTLYQIKPVDTAKNPDIPLEELKI